A stretch of Carya illinoinensis cultivar Pawnee chromosome 14, C.illinoinensisPawnee_v1, whole genome shotgun sequence DNA encodes these proteins:
- the LOC122293322 gene encoding laccase-17-like yields MGASLDFFSPAFPGVLMFTLMTFCLIPELTIAGITRQYKFDVKLQNVTRLCHTKSMVTINGQFPGPRIVAREGDQLLIKVVNHVQNNITIHWHGIRQLQTGWADGPAYVTQCPIQNGHSYVYNFTIVGQRGTLFWHAHISWLRSTVYGPLIILPKRGVPYPFAQPYKEVPIVFGEWWNADPEAVINQAMKTGGGPNVSDAYTINGLPGPLYNCSARDAFKLKVKPGKTYLLRLINAALNDELFFSIANHTLTVVEADAVYVKPFEIDTLLITPGQTTNVLLKTKPHFPNATFFMTARPYVTGLGTFDNSTVAGILQYEFSSKTLSTPSIKKLPLYKPILPPLNDTSFATNFANKLRSLASDQFPANVPQKVDKHFFFTIGLGTSPCQQNQTCQGPNGTRFAASVNNVSFALPTTALLQAHFFGQSNGVYHPDFPSSPIFPFNYTGNPPNNTMVSNGTKLVVLPFNTSVELIMQDTSILGAESHPLHLHGFNFFVVGQGFGNFDPNKDPANFNLVDPVERNTVGVPSGGWVAIRFQADNPGVWFMHCHLEIHTSWGLKMGWLVLDGKLPNQKLLPPPADLPKC; encoded by the exons ATGGGTGCTTCTCTTGATTTTTTCTCACCAGCATTTCCAGGAGTCTTGATGTTCACATTGATGACTTTTTGTCTCATTCCTGAGCTCACAATTGCAGGCATTACCAGACAATACAAGTTTgat GTCAAACTACAAAATGTAACACGACTGTGCCACACAAAGAGCATGGTAACAATAAATGGGCAGTTTCCTGGGCCTCGCATTGTGGCTAGAGAGGGTGACCAGCTTCTTATCAAAGTGGTTAACCATGTCCAGAACAACATCACCATCCATTG GCATGGGATTCGACAGCTTCAAACAGGGTGGGCTGATGGACCAGCATATGTGACTCAATGTCCCATACAAAATGGACACAGTTATGTGTATAACTTCACCATTGTTGGACAGAGAGGTACCCTTTTCTGGCATGCCCATATATCATGGCTAAGGTCAACTGTCTATGGCCCTCTCATCATTCTTCCCAAGCGTGGTGTTCCTTACCCATTTGCCCAACCCTACAAGGAAGTTCCCATTGTTTTTG GGGAATGGTGGAACGCAGATCCTGAGGCAGTGATTAACCAAGCCATGAAAACAGGAGGTGGCCCAAATGTCTCTGACGCATATACTATCAATGGACTTCCAGGGCCACTATATAACTGCTCTGCTAGAG ATGCATTCAAATTGAAGGTGAAGCCCGGAAAGACTTACCTTCTTCGGTTAATCAACGCGGCACTCAATGACGAGCTCTTTTTCAGCATTGCAAACCATACCCTCACTGTTGTTGAAGCTGATGCTGTTTATGTTAAACCTTTTGAGATAGACACACTTCTCATAACCCCGGGACAGACCACAAATGTTCTTCTGAAGACCAAACCGCACTTCCCAAATGCCACATTCTTCATGACCGCTAGACCATATGTTACTGGTCTGGGAACCTTCGACAATTCCACTGTTGCTGGCATCTTACAATATGAATTTTCATCCAAAACTCTCTCAACCCCCTCAATTAAAAAGCTTCCACTCTACAAACCAATTCTCCCTCCTTTGAATGACACTTCCTTTGCTACCAATTTCGCAAACAAACTACGTAGCTTAGCAAGTGATCAGTTCCCAGCTAATGTCCCCCAAAAAGTAGATAAGCATTTTTTCTTCACAATAGGACTTGGAACAAGTCCTTGCCAGCAAAACCAGACATGTCAGGGTCCTAATGGAACAAGGTTTGCAGCTTCTGTTAATAATGTATCTTTTGCACTCCCAACCACTGCCCTCCTCCAAGCCCACTTCTTCGGGCAGTCGAATGGAGTTTATCATCCTGACTTTCCGAGCAGTCCCATTTTCCCGTTCAACTATACCGGCAATCCACCTAACAACACCATGGTGAGCAATGGGACAAAGCTAGTAGTTCTGCCTTTTAACACTAGTGTGGAGCTTATCATGCAGGATACAAGTATTCTTGGTGCTGAAAGCCACCCTCTCCATCTCCATggctttaatttctttgttgttGGGCAAGGTTTTGGGAACTTTGATCCGAATAAGGACCCTGCAAACTTCAATCTTGTTGATCCTGTTGAAAGAAACACTGTAGGTGTGCCTTCAGGAGGTTGGGTTGCTATCCGGTTTCAGGCAGACAACCCAG